A DNA window from Solanum lycopersicum chromosome 3, SLM_r2.1 contains the following coding sequences:
- the LOC101268450 gene encoding probable protein phosphatase 2C 75 isoform X1: MFSDKDDYSEKCRMRRRHRRIQMRRQHHPNLLSYLGQGIFEAGKMEASSSSREPEATGPVVGAISIPGRQRVMEDTISIRPNLCSPEINRCRPVDFFAVYDGHGGRHVNPTVASMCKERMHEVLEEELMRMKNNQDTGRQPLEGQRMEEAWRRVFKSCFLKIDEMASCICSECGSVGYECGCPLSVLKLTGSTAVVVVLTDETIIVANCGDSRAVLSRSGSAIPLSYDHKPDKREERARIEARGGRVVFTDGARVEGVLSMSRAIGDNNLKPYITSEPEMTFTKREAEDECLILASDGLWDVVSSDIACAVGRECLRQRDPSGNFSSRLSSVEGDSRGAMFSSRRACSAAALLTRLALGRNSCDNISVIVVDLKTNHSAV, encoded by the exons ATGTTCAGTGACAAGGACGATTACTCTGAGAAATGCCGTATGAGACGACGCCACCGTAGAATTCAAATGAGAAGGCAGCACCACCCGAATCTATTGTCATATTTGGGGCAAGGAATTTTTGAAGCTGGGAAGATGGAAGCTTCTTCGTCTTCTCGTGAACCGGAGGCAACAGGACCGGTGGTTGGAGCAATTTCTATTCCGGGGAGGCAGCGTGTAATGGAAGATACAATTTCAATTCGACCTAATCTATGCTCGCCGGAGATCAATCGCTGCAGACCTGTTGATTTTTTTGCTGTTTACGATGGACATGGTGGACGTCATGTAAACCCTACG GTAGCTTCAATGTGTAAAGAGAGAATGCATGAGGTACTAGAAGAAGAGCTGATGCGCATGAAAAACAACCAAGACACGGGACGACAACCATTGGAAGGGCAGAGGATGGAGGAAGCATGGAGAAGAGTATTCAAAAGTTGCTTCTTAAAGATAGATGAGATGGCATCATGCATATGTAGTGAATGTGGTAGTGTAGGCTACGAATGTGGCTGCCCGCTGAGCGTATTGAAACTCACAGGCTCCACTGCAGTGGTGGTAGTTTTGACGGATGAGACTATCATTGTAGCTAATTGTGGTGACTCACGTGCTGTTCTTAGCCGCAGTGGAAGTGCGATCCCTCTTTCTTATGATCACAAA CCAGACAAACGAGAAGAACGTGCCAGAATAGAGGCACGTGGAGGTCGAGTTGTGTTTACTGATGGAGCACGAGTTGAAGGAGTGCTTTCCATGTCCAGGGCAATAG GAGACAACAATTTAAAGCCATATATCACATCGGAGCCGGAGATGACCTTTACAAAAAGGGAAGCAGAGGATGAGTGCTTGATTCTCGCAAGTGATGGCTTGTGGGATGTGGTATCAAGTGATATAGCGTGTGCAGTGGGTAGGGAGTGTCTTCGACAAAGAGATCCATCTGGGAACTTTAGCTCCAGGCTTTCTTCCGTAGAAGGTGATAGCAGAGGAGCAATGTTTTCTTCACGAAGGGCATGCTCAGCAGCAGCG
- the LOC101268450 gene encoding probable protein phosphatase 2C 75 isoform X2 — MFSDKDDYSEKCRMRRRHRRIQMRRQHHPNLLSYLGQGIFEAGKMEASSSSREPEATGPVVGAISIPGRQRVMEDTISIRPNLCSPEINRCRPVDFFAVYDGHGGRHVASMCKERMHEVLEEELMRMKNNQDTGRQPLEGQRMEEAWRRVFKSCFLKIDEMASCICSECGSVGYECGCPLSVLKLTGSTAVVVVLTDETIIVANCGDSRAVLSRSGSAIPLSYDHKPDKREERARIEARGGRVVFTDGARVEGVLSMSRAIGDNNLKPYITSEPEMTFTKREAEDECLILASDGLWDVVSSDIACAVGRECLRQRDPSGNFSSRLSSVEGDSRGAMFSSRRACSAAALLTRLALGRNSCDNISVIVVDLKTNHSAV; from the exons ATGTTCAGTGACAAGGACGATTACTCTGAGAAATGCCGTATGAGACGACGCCACCGTAGAATTCAAATGAGAAGGCAGCACCACCCGAATCTATTGTCATATTTGGGGCAAGGAATTTTTGAAGCTGGGAAGATGGAAGCTTCTTCGTCTTCTCGTGAACCGGAGGCAACAGGACCGGTGGTTGGAGCAATTTCTATTCCGGGGAGGCAGCGTGTAATGGAAGATACAATTTCAATTCGACCTAATCTATGCTCGCCGGAGATCAATCGCTGCAGACCTGTTGATTTTTTTGCTGTTTACGATGGACATGGTGGACGTCAT GTAGCTTCAATGTGTAAAGAGAGAATGCATGAGGTACTAGAAGAAGAGCTGATGCGCATGAAAAACAACCAAGACACGGGACGACAACCATTGGAAGGGCAGAGGATGGAGGAAGCATGGAGAAGAGTATTCAAAAGTTGCTTCTTAAAGATAGATGAGATGGCATCATGCATATGTAGTGAATGTGGTAGTGTAGGCTACGAATGTGGCTGCCCGCTGAGCGTATTGAAACTCACAGGCTCCACTGCAGTGGTGGTAGTTTTGACGGATGAGACTATCATTGTAGCTAATTGTGGTGACTCACGTGCTGTTCTTAGCCGCAGTGGAAGTGCGATCCCTCTTTCTTATGATCACAAA CCAGACAAACGAGAAGAACGTGCCAGAATAGAGGCACGTGGAGGTCGAGTTGTGTTTACTGATGGAGCACGAGTTGAAGGAGTGCTTTCCATGTCCAGGGCAATAG GAGACAACAATTTAAAGCCATATATCACATCGGAGCCGGAGATGACCTTTACAAAAAGGGAAGCAGAGGATGAGTGCTTGATTCTCGCAAGTGATGGCTTGTGGGATGTGGTATCAAGTGATATAGCGTGTGCAGTGGGTAGGGAGTGTCTTCGACAAAGAGATCCATCTGGGAACTTTAGCTCCAGGCTTTCTTCCGTAGAAGGTGATAGCAGAGGAGCAATGTTTTCTTCACGAAGGGCATGCTCAGCAGCAGCG
- the LOC101268450 gene encoding probable protein phosphatase 2C 75 isoform X3, which translates to MFSDKDDYSEKCRMRRRHRRIQMRRQHHPNLLSYLGQGIFEAGKMEASSSSREPEATGPVVGAISIPGRQRVMEDTISIRPNLCSPEINRCRPVDFFAVYDGHGGRHVASMCKERMHEVLEEELMRMKNNQDTGRQPLEGQRMEEAWRRVFKSCFLKIDEMASCICSECGSVGYECGCPLSVLKLTGSTAVVVVLTDETIIVANCGDSRAVLSRSGSAIPLSYDHKPDKREERARIEARGGRVVFTDGARVEGVLSMSRAIATSAKLTLAS; encoded by the exons ATGTTCAGTGACAAGGACGATTACTCTGAGAAATGCCGTATGAGACGACGCCACCGTAGAATTCAAATGAGAAGGCAGCACCACCCGAATCTATTGTCATATTTGGGGCAAGGAATTTTTGAAGCTGGGAAGATGGAAGCTTCTTCGTCTTCTCGTGAACCGGAGGCAACAGGACCGGTGGTTGGAGCAATTTCTATTCCGGGGAGGCAGCGTGTAATGGAAGATACAATTTCAATTCGACCTAATCTATGCTCGCCGGAGATCAATCGCTGCAGACCTGTTGATTTTTTTGCTGTTTACGATGGACATGGTGGACGTCAT GTAGCTTCAATGTGTAAAGAGAGAATGCATGAGGTACTAGAAGAAGAGCTGATGCGCATGAAAAACAACCAAGACACGGGACGACAACCATTGGAAGGGCAGAGGATGGAGGAAGCATGGAGAAGAGTATTCAAAAGTTGCTTCTTAAAGATAGATGAGATGGCATCATGCATATGTAGTGAATGTGGTAGTGTAGGCTACGAATGTGGCTGCCCGCTGAGCGTATTGAAACTCACAGGCTCCACTGCAGTGGTGGTAGTTTTGACGGATGAGACTATCATTGTAGCTAATTGTGGTGACTCACGTGCTGTTCTTAGCCGCAGTGGAAGTGCGATCCCTCTTTCTTATGATCACAAA CCAGACAAACGAGAAGAACGTGCCAGAATAGAGGCACGTGGAGGTCGAGTTGTGTTTACTGATGGAGCACGAGTTGAAGGAGTGCTTTCCATGTCCAGGGCAATAG CTACAAGTGCCAAACTCACCCTGGCTTCTTAG
- the SBT2 gene encoding subtilisin-like protease SBT2 precursor encodes MAGMLLKCMFFFVSVCLAINLAKCSPNTKKTYIIQMDKWAKPDVFVDHVQWYSSLVKSVLPSTTEVEKTGDGEERILYSYQTAFHGVAAQLSEEEVKKLQERNGVLAVFPEIKYQLHTTRSPLFLGLDREDSSKLWADRLSDHNVIVGVLDTGIWPESPSFNDSGMTSVPSHWKGVCETGRGFEKHHCSKKIVGARVFFRGYEAASGKINERGEFKSARDQDGHGTHTAGTVAGSVVRGANLLGYAYGTARGMAPGARVAAYKVCWVGGCFSSDILSAVDQAVADGVNILSISLGGGVSSYNRDSLSIAAFGAMEKGVFVSCSAGNGGPDPISLTNVSPWITTVGASTMDRDFPATVELGTGKIVTGASLYKGRMNLSTQKQYPLIYLGSNSSNLMPSSLCLDGTLDKASVAGKIVICDRGISPRVQKGQVVKEAGGVGMILTNTAANGEELVADSHLLPAVAVGEREGRAIKLYAAGRSATATLRFLGTKLGIRPSPVVAAFSSRGPNFLSLEILKPDMVAPGVNILAGWTGALGPSSLPIDQRRTNFNILSGTSMSCPHVSGIAALLKARHPDWSPAAIKSALMTTAYVHDNTYKSLKDASSVTPSTPYDHGAGHVNPRKAVDPGLIYDIGAQDYFEFLCTQELSPSQLMVFGKFSNRTCHHSLANPGDLNYPAISAVFPEKTKLSMLTLHRTVTNVGSPISNYHVVVSAFKGAVVKVEPERLNFTSKNQKLSYKVTFKTVSRQKAPEFGSLIWKDGTHKVRSPIAITWLASV; translated from the coding sequence ATGGCTGGAATGCTACTGAAATGCATGTTTTTCTTTGTATCAGTATGTCTTGCTATCAACTTAGCCAAATGTAGCCCAAACACTAAGAAAACTTACATTATCCAAATGGATAAATGGGCTAAACCAGATGTATTCGTCGACCATGTTCAATGGTACTCATCGCTCGTAAAATCAGTACTACCATCTACAACAGAGGTAGAAAAAACAGGGGATGGAGAAGAGAGGATACTTTACAGCTACCAGACTGCTTTTCatggtgttgcagctcagctTAGTGAAGAAGAAGTGAAAAAATTACAAGAACGAAATGGGGTTTTAGCTGTTTTTCCTGAGATTAAGTATCAGTTACATACCACTAGAAGTCCTCTGTTTCTTGGGCTTGACCGTGAGGATAGCAGTAAGTTGTGGGCGGATAGATTATCTGACCATAATGTAATTGTGGGTGTTCTTGATACTGGGATTTGGCCGGAAAGTCCGAGTTTCAATGATAGTGGAATGACTAGTGTTCCATCTCACTGGAAAGGGGTTTGTGAAACAGGGAGGGGTTTTGAGAAGCATCATTGCAGCAAGAAAATTGTTGGTGCTAGAGTGTTTTTCCGTGGGTATGAAGCAGCTTCTGGTAAAATCAATGAAAGGGGTGAGTTCAAATCGGCAAGAGATCAAGATGGGCATGGTACTCATACTGCTGGAACAGTTGCAGGGTCTGTAGTCCGTGGTGCTAATCTTTTGGGTTATGCTTATGGTACTGCTAGAGGAATGGCCCCTGGTGCGAGAGTTGCAGCATATAAGGTGTGTTGGGTGGGTGGATGTTTTAGCTCAGATATACTTTCTGCAGTTGATCAAGCTGTGGCTGATGGGGTTAATATTCTGTCAATTTCTTTGGGTGGTGGAGTTTCGTCTTATAATCGTGACAGTTTGTCAATTGCTGCTTTTGGGGCCATGGAGAAAGGGGTTTTTGTTTCATGTTCAGCAGGAAATGGTGGGCCTGATCCAATTAGTTTGACAAATGTGTCACCATGGATCACTACTGTAGGAGCAAGCACTATGGATAGAGATTTTCCAGCAACTGTTGAGCTGGGGACGGGGAAGATTGTGACCGGAGCTTCACTTTATAAAGGTAGGATGAATCTTTCAACACAAAAACAGTATCCTTTGATTTACTTAGGAAGTAATTCGAGCAATCTCATGCCGAGCTCATTGTGCTTAGATGGTACCTTAGATAAAGCTTCAGTTGCTGGAAAAATTGTGATATGTGACAGGGGAATTAGTCCTCGAGTTCAAAAGGGGCAAGTTGTAAAAGAAGCTGGAGGAGTAGGAATGATTTTGACAAACACTGCAGCTAATGGTGAAGAACTGGTTGCTGATTCTCACCTTCTTCCGGCAGTAGCAGTTGGtgaaagagaaggaagagcaatcAAGCTCTACGCGGCAGGTAGAAGCGCTACTGCCACTTTGAGATTTCTTGGGACTAAATTAGGGATCAGGCCTTCGCCCGTGGTTGCTGCATTTTCATCCAGAGGACCTAACTTCCTCAGCCTAGAGATTCTAAAGCCAGATATGGTGGCACCAGGAGTGAATATCCTTGCTGGTTGGACTGGTGCATTGGGTCCGTCTAGTTTGCCAATTGATCAACGAAGGACGAATTTCAATATATTGTCTGGAACTTCAATGTCATGTCCACATGTTAGTGGCATTGCTGCTTTGCTCAAGGCCAGACATCCAGATTGGAGTCCAGCAGCAATTAAATCCGCACTCATGAcaactgcttatgttcatgatAACACTTACAAATCTCTAAAAGATGCCTCATCCGTGACTCCTTCGACCCCATATGATCACGGTGCAGGACACGTCAATCCAAGGAAAGCGGTTGATCCCGGTCTGATTTATGACATAGGGGCACAAGATTACTTCGAGTTCTTGTGCACGCAAGAACTCAGCCCTTCACAGCTAATGGTTTTCGGCAAGTTCTCAAACAGAACTTGCCACCACTCACTTGCTAATCCAGGGGACTTGAACTACCCAGCCATCTCTGCAGTTTTTCCTGAAAAGACAAAACTTTCAATGCTGACCCTTCATAGAACAGTCACTAATGTGGGTTCCCCCATCTCAAATTACCATGTTGTAGTCTCAGCATTTAAAGGCGCAGTCGTGAAGGTTGAGCCAGAACGATTGAATTTCACCAGCAAAAACCAGAAACTGTCTTACAAGGTCACATTCAAAACGGTATCTCGTCAAAAAGCACCTGAATTTGGATCCCTAATATGGAAAGATGGAACACATAAAGTAAGAAGCCCGATTGCAATCACATGGCTAGCATCAGTATAG